The genomic DNA AGCCAAAATACTACAGCAGCGAGCGACATGATGGGTCGCTCGCCGCTGTGAGGTTCAAGGGAGGACTGCTTCGCAGCGGAATCGTTTGTGATCGTTGTTGCTACTTCTTGTTCGCAGCTTTGGCTTCTTCGGCCATCTGTTGTTGATGGGCCATTTCGTCGTTGACCACCTGTTGCTCGAAGGCTTCGATATCCGTCGGATCGGTCATGGTGGGCTGTTCGGAATTGCATCCCAGCAGTGGGAGGGCAATCAACATCAGCAGGGTAATCGATCGATAATTCATGATGCTAAGTTCTGTCGATAGAGGGTGGGATTATTGGATTAGAAGAGATCTTCATCGATGGGTGCGCCATCGCGGATGGTGCAGAAGTTCTGGAAGTTGACGGCGTCGATGGTGTAGGGAACCATCACGACCGACCCATCGGCGCGAACACCTTGGACACCGCCAACGTGCGAGCCGCCGAAGCGATTCGACCAGTGCGCCGGCTGGGTGCTGTCGGGATGGTCGTTGTCGGGTTCGGGCAAGAAGTTGCCGTAGCGGACGATGTCTTGGTCCCAGCCAGCGTTGGCCCAAACTTCGTTGTCTCCGCCAGCAGTACCGAAGGTCGACCAGTGGACCTGCTTTTCAGCGACCAGCAGCGTGTTGGAGGTACCGTCTTTGATATCCTCCAGACGACGTGTTTGGTCCGGCTTGAGGTTGGTTGTGCCCGTGGGTAACGGTAGGGTTTTCCATTGGCGAACGAAAGGTCCTTGCCAGGTTTGGGTTGTGATGCCGCCGTTGCCTGCGTAATCGGCGCGAAAGGTTCCGTTCCAAAGTTGAGCGGTGCGGCGGGAAGGGCAGGCGTAGGATGGGATCAGCGAAGAGTAGACGTCGGCGTTGGTGGGCAATTCATGGACGTTGTTCTGTTCGATGAATGGAGTCAATTGGTACAACCAGCTCCAACCTTCACGGACGGTCGAACTGCAGCATGTCGCAAACGGTCCATCGGATCCGCCGGTCGGTAGGTGGCCAAACGTGTCGTGGAAGTTGTGGGTGGCGAGGCCAATTTGTTTCAGGTTGTTGCTGCATTGCATACGGCGGGCAGCTTCGCGAGCGGCTTGGACGGCTGGCAACAACAGGCCAACTAGGATGCCGATGATGGCGATCACAACAAGTAGTTCCACGAGGGTGAAGCCGCGGCGTTTTTTTCTAGGATGTCGCATGGTGAGGCCTTTTTGAAGTGAAGGTGAAGATGACAAACGAGTCGCCCTGAGAATGGGGTGGGGCAGGTCGCTTGTGTGACTGGAAATAATGTTTTGTGACAGTCAGTAAATTGCGGCAGCAGGATAACCCCATGCTTCGACGGTTAGGAAGGCTTCGTCTAGGCGATCAAACCCAAATTCATCGGCTCTTCATAGATGTCACTCGGATCGCATCTCCAAGTGAATTTGTCGGGAATTTTGTGCGTCCTAAGCGTGAACTTGTCTGGTTGGTTAGGCGTGTTTATGAGGCCAAGGCGAGGGGAGGCAACGGTTTTCGCTTGAGATCGCTTGCCGAGGATAGGGGACGGCGTGGCCGAGCCGAGGTGGCAAGGGATCGTTCGGACGTGTTCCATGTCGTTCATTGGCACCGCGAACGAGAGGCAGGCGGAATGTGGAACGCGCGCCCTGAATCGTCGCTGCGGATGTCGGGGACGCGACGAATGAGGTGGTCATGCCGTTTTGGAATTCAACGTTACCGAGCACTTGCCCTCCCCAAGATCGTGGCAAGTGCGCTAATTCTTGACAACTTGTTTGGTGAGATCTACAGTGGATCGCGTGAGAGGGGAGCGGATATCCAGCCTCGCCATGCCAGCCTGGTCGAAGCCGCTCGCTTTCCAAAACGATGAGTTAACACGCTCGGACTTTTAAATTCGTTGATGAATTCCATCCTTCCCCCGACGAACTATCGCATCTGCCTCCAGCTTTGCTTGCTGGTGTCGTCGTTGTGGGTTGGACCCACCCCGATCGTCCATTCGCATGCCAGTGCGATCGATTCGAGGATGGGGGATGTTGAATTAGTCCAGCATCTGCAGCGACACCATCGCGATGGATTCAACCAAAACAATGGTTCCGACTGGCATCTGCATTGGTTGATGCGTGGGGTCGGTTACGCGGGACTCAACGGCGAAGCGTCGGTGGTGCAATCGCTGCCATGCTATTCCATGTCGTCGAACGCTCCGGTGGATTTGTCCCTCGGAGACTTGCTGGCGGCGAATCCTGTCGATTCGTTTCGTGGTCGATCCGGCACCGAAGTGGATAGGACTTTGTCGAGCTCCAATTGGTTCAGCGGCCAGGCTTTGAGCCGCATCTCTATGCCGACTTGCTCGTCGGTCATGCGCTGTTAACCGTCTCGGGTTCTCCGAGTCGCTGCTGCTTTCAGCTTTGCTGAATCGGGAAACGCATGTTGACGCCAAATCGCTTGCGTCACCAAGGGTTTGATCGCGTCGGTTGCTTCTCGGTATCGGATTTCCGTGTCATCAGCGCGTCTGCTGCTTCCCTCTGCCATCCTGCCAATTATGAGTCATTCCATGAACCCCACCGAAACTTCTCAACGGCCTGCGCACCAACCGACGTTATCCGCGCGAGGCATCGCGCTGTCCGTCCTGTGCCTCCTCCTCTTCCTGTTGATTGCGGCGATGTTTATCAATCGTCGTGGCGAGTCACACGATCATGCAGTGGGGACGCAGCAGGCCGATGCGACCCCGATTCAATTGGCAAATTTTGAAGCCGATGATGTGACGTCAGCAGGTGCAACCGACGCGGGAAACGCTGATCGGACGGAGTTGTTGGAACTGCCCGAGTCGCGATGGGAGGTGTCGGGGATCCAGCTGCGCCCGGTGGAGCGTGGGGCTTTTGAGACGACCGTGCGGTTGACCGGAAAAGTGTCGCTGAATCAAGATCGCGTTGCCCACATCTATCCGATGGTCGAAGGGATTGTCGAATCTGTTTCCGTTGGCCTGGGGCAGCAGGTCAAAGCGGGGCAGTTGTTGGCGACGATTCATAGTCGCGAGATTGGTGAAGCGAAACTGAAGCTGTTTCAATCGCGGTTGCAGTTGGAAATGGCCACGGCGAAACACGAGATGCAGACGGAGATCGCGAACAATGTGAGGGATCTGGTCAAGGCGTTGCGAGAGCGGATGCCGATCGAACAAATTGAGGTCGCATTCCGCAGTCGACCGATGGGGGAGTATCGCGAACGTCTTCTAACCGCTTATTCCAGCTACACCAAGTCGCAGGCGGATGTCTCGCGATTGCAAGGTATTGCCAATTCGGGAGCCGTGTCGGGGAAGACGCTGCTGAGTGCAGAAGCCAATCGAAATGCGGACCAGGCAACTTTTCAGTCGCGGTTGGAAGAGGTGGAGCACGGGCTGCGAATGTCGTCGTTGCTCTCTTCCCAATTGCTGAAGGAAACCGAAACGCAGGCGGCTGTGGCGGAGACGACGCTGCATATCTTGGGAGTCCGCGACGAAGAGCTCAAGAAAATTGATCCCGCCGAGCAGGGAGAAGGCATTTCTCACTATTTGCTGCGAGCGCCGTTCGATGGAACGGTGCTGACCAAAGACGTGGTGCTCAGCGAACAGGTGCGTCCCGATGTGATGTTGTTGAGCATTGCCGACCTGTCGACGGTTTGGATTTTGACCGATTTGTATCAGGAGCACATTCCGTTGCTGGCGTCGTTGGCGGGGCAGACGATTCATCTGCACAGCGAATCTTGGCCCGACCAGACTTTCGAAGCCGAAGTGTTTTTCGCTGGCGAAACGATGGATGAATCGACGCGGACGATCAGCATGCGCGCGATCGCCGACAATGCGGAACATCTTTTAAAACCGGGGATGTTTGTCACCGTCGATCTGTCGGCGGTCACGCAACAGGATGTGCTGCAGGTTCCGCTGACGGCGATCCAAGAACACGAAGGGCAGAAATTCGTCTTCATTCACCGCGGCGAGGCCCAGTTCGAACGACGCAATGTCCGCGTGGGGACGGCCAACGAGAGATCGATCACGATCAAGCAGGGTTTGGAACCTGATGAATCGGTCGTCGTGCAGGGGGGCTTCATTTTGAAGTCGCAGATGTTGGCAGATCTGATGGGAGAAGAATAAGCGATGTTAAATTCCATCATTGATGCTTCGTTGAATAACCGCTTTATCGTCATGCTGTTGTCGTTGGTCATCCTGGGGATGGGGGCATTCGCGGCGATGACGATCCCGTTGGACGCGGTTCCCGATCTCACCAATGTGCAGGTCCAAGTGCTAACGAATTCGCCTGCCCTGGGGCCGGTGGAGGTCGAGCAATTCATCACGTTCCCGGTCGAGAATGCGATGAGTGGGATCCCGCGGATCACCGAGATTCGTTCGATCAGCCGATTCGGATTGTCCGCCGTCACGGTCGCCTTTGAAGATGGCACGGACATCTATTGGGCTCGGAATCTGATCAACGAACGCTTGCTGCAGGCGCGCGAAAACATACCGCCGGGGATGGGGACGCCTTCGCTGGGCCCGATCGCGACGGGGATGAGCGAGATCTACCAATTCGAAGTTCGTGCCGATCCAGGCAGCGAACAGAGTCTGTCGGATCTGCGAACGATCCTCGATTGGCAGATTGCGTTTCAATTGCGGAGCGTACCGGGGGTGATCGAAGTCAATACGTTTGGCGGCGAGCTGAAAACTTATGAAGTGCAAATCGATCCCGACAAGCTGAAGAACTATGGCGTTTCGTTGAGCGACGTGTTCACCGCCTTGGAGGAGAACAATGGGAATTCGGGGGGCGGATATATCGCGCACGATGCGGAGCAGCGGTTGATCCGCGGCGAGGGTTTAATTCAATCGCTGGACGATATCCGGTTGATCGTGTTGGACAGTCGCGATGGCGTGCCGATTCGTATCTCCGACGTTGCCAAGGTGGATTTCGCGCCGATGTTGCGGCAAGGGGCGGTCACCCGCGACGGCGACCGGGAAGCTGTCATCGGAATGGTGATGATGTTGATGGGGGGCAACTCGCGCCAAGTCGTGGCCGACGTCAAGGAAAAGATCGCGGAGATCAAAAAGACGCTTCCGCCGGGGGTGACGATCGATACGTTTTACGACCGCACCGAATTGGTCGCCAAGACGATCCATACCGTCGCGGAGAACATTGGTGTGGGCGTGTTCCTGGTAATCATGATGCTGTTCATTCTGCTGGGCGATGTCCGCGCGGGATTGATCGTGGCCGCTGCGATTCCGTTGTCGGCGATGTGCGCGTTGATCGCCATGCGTTACGCCGGCGTTTCGGCCAACCTGATGAGTTTGGGAGCGGTCGATTTTGGCGTGATCGTCGACGGGGCGGTGGTAATGATTGAAAACTGCGTCCGCCGGGCGATGCAGTACCAAAAGAAACATGGTGGCGATCGCGTGCCCGAAAGCGTGTTTCGCGAATCGGCGAAAGAGGTCGCCAAGCCGATTTTGTTTGCAGGCATCATCGTGATCATCGTGTTCATTCCAATCCTCAGTCTGCAGGGGATGGAAGGGAAGATGTTCCGGCCGATGGCATTCACTTTTATGACCGCACTCTCGGCGGCGTTGGTCTTGTCGGTAACGGTGATGCCCGTTCTGGCATCGCTGTTTTTGGCTCGCCGCGTGAAGGCAGGGGAGACGTTTTTGGTTCGCTGGATCAAACAGGCGTACCAACCGATGCTGGCGTTTGCGATGCGAAGGCCTGCGTTGATGATGGGTGGATCGGTGGTCGCGTTTGCGATCAGCGTGGTTTTGGCATCGGGGTTCGGCGTCGAATTTGTGCCCAAGTTGGACGAAGGGGACATCGCGATTCAAGCGACTCGTTTGCCGAGCGTTTCGTTGGAGACGTCGATCGAAATGACCAAGGCGATCGAACGCTGCTTGTTGAAGTTCCCGCAAGTCGAGACGGTGGTTTCCAAAACAGGACGACCGGAAATTGCTAACGATCCAATGGGTGTTTATCAAACCGACCTGTTTATTCGCTTGCGGACCGATCCGCACGAGGGAGATTCGCTGCCCAAGCCGCAATTGATCGAAGCGATGCAGAAGGCGTTGGAGGAGGAGGTGCCGGGGAACGCTTTCAGTTTCACCCAGCCGATTGAATTGCGGGTGCAAGAATTGGTGGCGGGTGTCCGTTCGGACATCGGCCTAAGTTTGTATGGCGATGATTTGGATGTTTTGAAAGCCAAGGGAGATGAGATCGTCAAGGCGCTCAATCAGGTGCCGGGTTCCGCGGATGTCGCGGCTCAGCAGATTGCTGGGTTGTCGTATATGCGAGTGAAGCTGCGACGCGATGCGTTGGCGCGGTATGGGATCAATGGACGGGACGTCCTGGATGCGATTGCCACGGTCGGCGGAATGCAGGTCGGACAGGTCTTTGAAGGACAGCGGCGGTTTCCATTGCAGGTGCGGTTGCAGCCCGAGTGGCGCCTCAATACCGAACGCTTGGCCGAGTTGAGGATCGATGACCCCAGCGGGAAACCGATTCCGCTTGCTCAATTGGCCGAGATCATCATGGAAGATGGACCGGTGGAAATCAGTCGCGATGCGATCCGCCGGCGCCTGCTGGTGCAGTGCAACGTTCGCGGCCGCGACTTGGCCGGCTTCGTTGCCGAAGCGCAAGCGGTGGTAGATCGGGAGGTCAAACTGCCCAGCGGCTACATGCTGCGTTGGGGCGGCCAGTTCGAGAACTTGCAGCAAGCGAGCAAGCGGTTGGCGATCGCCGTGCCGGTGGCGTTGTTCTTGATCTTCTCGCTGCTTTACATGACGTTCAATTCAACCAAGTTGGCTCTGCTGATTTATTTGAACGTGCCGATCGCGGCGACCGGCGGCATCCTGGCGTTATGGTTGCGGGACATGCCGTTTTCGATCTCGGCCGGCGTCGGCTTTATCGCGTTGTTTGGGATCGCGGTGATGAATGGTGTGGTCTTGATCGAACACATTCGGCATCTGCGACACAGTGGAGACTCGCAGCGCGACGCCGTCGTCCATGGAGCGATGGACCGGTTGCGACCTGTGTTGATGACAGCATCCTGCGGCGCGCTGGGGTTCATTCCGATGGCAATCTCCGCCAGTTCGGGTGCGGAGGTTCAGCGTCCGCTGGCAACGGTGGTCATTGGCGGATTGATCACCTCCACCATGTTGACCTTGTTGGTGCTGCCAACGATCTATCGCTGGTTCGAGCCAAAAGAGCAGGGCGAGGAATCGAGGAGCAGCGAATTGTCTCCCGAGTGACCTGGGAGAGAGCGTCTTGGCGGGGGGCGATCCAGCGATGTTGGATCGGCAGTTTGGTTGCGAGTGCCTTCGATAACAAAACTGTGGGCGAAAGCCTTCCCCCGCCATTTTTAGTTTTACCCGCCTGCGTGGCGCAAGCGTGGCGGTCTTCTCGTTTTCGAGAAGCTTTCACCGTGCGAGGCGACGCGTCGCGCTATTCGCGGCCATGGAATTGTTCTTCGCGAGGGATCGCGATAACGGGCCAGCTGGCGGGGAAAAAACGAACGATCTTTGTCGGGCGATAGCCTTCTAATAGCATCCCGCACTGGACTTGGATCTGGACTCCACTGCAACCGGGACGTATGGGAACTCGATTGGTGGCGAGAATGTTGCCCCCTTTGCGATCGTTGACCGGGTCGTAGGTCATCAAACATTCTCGGGCTACCGCGATCGTTCCCTTGGGGGCTAGGTCATCCTTCGCGCCCCCCGACGTTGGCCAGCCGAGCGGTTCGGGGACGATGATGCCAAAGTCTTCAAACAGGGTGAGATCGATCCCATCGAAGAAGGTGATCGTCACGATCTGTTCTTTATCATCGACGGCGTCGACCCAGCCGGGGACGCCGCGCTCGCGAACATGGTTTCGGTGTCGTTGCAGCTGTCGTTCCGATGCAAGCGTTCGACTCTCCTCGTCTAACCAGATATGGAACACGCGGCCGGGCCCGTAAAGCGTTGCCCAGGTGACATTGAGTTGGACGGTTTGCCCTGGTTCGATACTCTGCAGCGTTCCAAATCCGTCGCCGCGATAAACCACCGTGCTGGAGGTCAAATCGAAGAGCTTCGGATCGCCGATCGATCGATCTTCCTGTTGCAACGTGGCGGTGAGCTTGTTTTTCTCCAGGTCGACCTGGTCGATTTTCCAGACCTGATTCTGTCGCGCGTAGTAGGAAAAATCGTCTTCGACGCGTAGGCATCGCGTGAAGTCGACTTCGGGTGACGCCCGTTGATCGTTGACATTGTGTGGCTTGCCATTTCGCAGCGTCCAATGTTTCTCTTCTCCTTCGGGGCGTTCATAGAACCAACCGTGGAGATGGGTTCCCAGTGGAATGTCTTGCAGCGCCGCGGGGGCGCCGTTGTAGTAGACCGAGCCGTAAGGCAGCATCGTCGCATCGACAGGATAGTCCATCAGTGCACGTGGTTGGCTGTCGTCGCGATCGACGCGCAGCGTCAGCTTTCGCTCGGGAAAGTCGACACCGATCAGTTCGCCCGAAATGTAATGCGCCGAATTTTCCGGCGGAAACTGGCCGGGAACCGGTTGAAACCAAGGAAGCGATTCGTCGCTGTTTTCGTCCGTGCGGAATGCACTTTTCTCCTCGGCATGCACAACGCTTCCGAATACAGCGACGCAGGTCGTCGCAATGACAATGGCAATACTTCGCATACCTGTTCTTCGCATCTTCATCTATTGGAATTTATCGTCGACGCATCGCGACCGGTGACGATCGGTTACGCAACGATTTCAGAGATCGTGCTGACGCTGTCCTGGAAGTTGTCGGTTTCGACATCGACGCGCTGTAGCATGGTCAACAGCAGATTGCTCAGGCGTGCGTCGCTGTCGACTGGGCGGCCACAAATCTTGTAGTGCTCGTTGGCCTCTGCAACGTTGTACTTGCCGATCTTGGGAAGGTTGAAGTCGACGTGTTGGCCATGTTTGACGCCGAGCGATTTCCCACCGGCGTAGAGTGTTGGCAGGTTCGCGTTGCCGTGGCTGTGACCGTAGGCCATGCCGCTGCCCCAGAGAACTTGCGTCGTATCCAACAGGCTCCCCTCTTCGTCCTGGTGAGCTTTCAATTGGTCGAGGAAGTAGCTGAACTGTTCGACCAGGAACGTATCGGTCTGGGTTAAGCGGCGGAGCTGTTCGGGGTCGCCGTTGTGGTGCGAAAGTCCATGTCGGGTTTGCGAGATGCCGATGTCGGGAATCGAACCGCCGTTGGATTCGCTGCAGATCATGCACGTGATCACGCGTGTCATGTCGGTTCGCAGGGCGAGCACCATCAGGTCGTAGAACAGGCGGTGGTATTCGCGGACCTGCGTTTGGTCCATTTTGCGTGCGTAACGATCGGCTTCCGATTTAGGAAGGTCGGGGCGGGGAACGTTCAGCCATGCATCGGCACGTTCGGTTCGAACCTCCACCTGTCGGACGGCGGTTAGATATTCGTCCAGCTTGTTGCGGTCGGCCGCGCCAAGTTTTCCCGTGACTCGCCGCGCATCGTCCAGGACCGCATCGAGGATACTTTCCCGCCGATTCAATCGTCGCCGCACCGCCTCGGTCCCACCTTGTTCACCGACAAACAGGCGGTTGAAGATCGTGGTCACATTGCGTTCGGCAGGGATCTGAATGCCGTCGCGCGACCAGGCGAGCGAATGCCCTTCGATCGCCAGTTCAAGCGAAGGGAAACGGGTGAATTCCCCTTGGACTTCGGCCATCAATTGATCGGCCGAAACGGTGTTTCGGAAGGCGCCGCCATTGCTGGGAACGTTGGCTCCAGTCAACCAAACCTTGTCGCAGTTGTGATGCTTGCCGAGAACCTGCGGGTGATGCAGGCCGCTGATCGGCGTGATCTCGTTGCGATGTCGCTCGAGAGACGCTAGCGGTGAGGTCAGTTCATAACCCGCCCCCGCGGTTTGGATTTGCCAGGTGAGCGTGTTGACTCCGTTGGGAATGTAGAGGAAGACGCTGCGTTTGGGAGGCGATTTGATCGGCTGGGCCGCGACCAGTTCCGACGGCTGCATGCATTCCATCATCGGCAGCGCGATCGTCGCACCGAGTCCACGCAGGACGTGGCGGCGGTTCAGTTTCAAGCGATTGGTTTGGATATTCATTGGATCGATTTCCTTTCTGCCTACCGTTTCTGAAAGAGGTCGGATAGCACAAACGCCTTGACGATCTCCCGCACGCGGTAATCGTTCTCCTTCCCAGCTCTTGCGATTTCCCGCAATTCGTCGTGATCATCAAACGTCATGGTTCGGCGAAGTCCGTAGGTCGCCAGCTTTTCGACAAACGTTTCGTTAAACGTGTCGAGTTCGTCGAGCAGCAGTTGTTTGAATTGGTCCGAGTTTTCAAACTTGCGTCCATCGGGCAATTCGCCACTGGCATCGACAACCGGATCGTCGCCGGTCCCTTCGACCGATTCGTGAGTCCGCCATTTCCCGATCGCATTAAAATGATCGAATGCAAAACCGAGGGGGTCGATCTTGCGATGGCACGCCGCGCAACGCGAGTCGTGCTTGTGCGCCTCCAGCTTCATCCGCAGCGTGGCTTTGGGGGAATCGACAGGGTTCGGTTCGATCGGATCGATATTCGCCGGCGGTGGCGGTGGTGTCTTGCCCAGGATCGCCTCGGATAGCCACGCCCCGCGATGGACAGGCCGATGCCGGGTGCCGTCGGATGTGAGCGAAAGGATCGAGGCTTGCGTCAGCAGTCCGCCGCGGTGTGTGTCGCGGTCGAGCGAAACGCGTTGGAACGCATCCTTGGTGATATTGTCGATCCCGTAGAATCGCGCGAGCCGAGGGTTGACCATCGTCCAGTCGGAATCGAGGAACTCGCGTAGCGTCAGCCCTTGGTCGAGCACTTCTTTGAAGAAGGCTTGCGTCTCGCCAACCATGCTTTTTTCGAGATGCAAATCGTATTCGGGGTAGAGCTTTTTGTCCGGCGGAAACATGCCGACCTTGCGTAGATGCAGCCACTGCGCCGAAAACGAATCGCTGAATTTTTGGCCTCGAGGATCGGCGAGCATGCGTTCCACCTGGCGGTCCAGTTCCATCGGATCGCGGAGTTTTCCCTGTTCGGCGAGCGAGAACAATTCGTCGTCGGGCATCGTGCTCCACAACAGATACGACAGTCGCGATGCGATCTCCCAGTCGTTGAGTGTTGCACGGTCGGAGTTTTCATCCCCTTCGGCAAGAAACAGGAAGCTCTTGGAGCAGAGGATTGCCGTCATCGCGGACTTGACGGCGTCGTTAAATGATTCGCCCGCCTCGATTTCGCTTTCAACGATTTGCACGTATCTGTCCAGCTCTCCGTCGTACAGAGGGCGACGAAATGCGCGCCGTGCCATCGCCGCAAGTCCGGTGCGCACTTGAGCCATGTTTCCCGCTTCGTTTGGCATGTATTCGTCGCGGCGACGCTGTTCCAGTTCGGTCACGATCGGACCGCGCATCGAGATCGCATCGATGATCAAGATCGGGTACCGCGGGCGTCCCTGTTCGTCGGTGATCTTCATCTGCCAAGGGGCCCGCGGGTGGGCGGTGGTGATGAACGGGATCCGGCTTTCCGCGTTGGTTCGCGGATGGCGTGGCCCCGCCGCTGTGTTGATGACATGGATTTCAGGATTGCGAACCGCCGGCCAATGGACCCGAAAGGTGACCGTCGTCGGGTTGTCCTCCGGGGCAATAATGTCTTGTTCGAACAACACTCGATCGAGCTTGTGTTCATAGACTTGCATCCGCGGTGGTGGGCCATTTTCCGGCATGATCCCGCAGACGGTGTAGGTGATTTCATAGACGCCCGCTCCAGGGAACTTGCGATCCGGTCCGCGATAAGGATTCGAAGCGCGGAAGATCGCACCCGAAGTGGTCAACGGATAACGGATCTTGTCCAGCAGACCCGCCTTTTCGAGACGATCGTAGTGAGGTTGGTTGGGCCGCAATTCGACGGCCCGGTGACTCGCCTCCAAGTACTCGACCTTCTGATCGGGATACGCTTCACTCAAGACCACCTCCGCCGCGGTCATGTATTTTTCGATATGACTGGCGGACAATGTTAGAACGGAACCAAGGCGTTCGAAGCCGTTCCATTCCGGGTCTTCCAACAATCCGCCGGGGTCCGTCGCATCGTATTGCACGCCGATCAGATCGCGGACGGTGTTGACATATTCATCGCGTGTCAGTCGGTTGTACGAGACGCGGTCGCGGCGTGCCATTCGCGCCGCCTCCCCCTCCTTCAATCGGGCCGCGATCCATTCGACAATCTTCGCGCTTTCTTCGGCGGTGGGGCGAATCGCTTCGTCTTCGGGAGGCATCTCGCCCGAATTGATCCGTTCCATCACCTCCGCCCAAAACGGCGTGTCCTGCTGGCCGATCTCTTTCGACAACACGTCCAGACGGAACTCTCCTTCCTGCACGTTTGCGTCGTGACATCGCATGCAGTGCGCATCCAAAAACGGCTGCAAGTCCTTTTCTAGCGATGGCTCGGCCGAAGCAGCGCGCAAGGTCATGAGAAAGGAGACGAGTAGCAGGGAGAAGTTAGGGCGATGCAGCATGAGGATGAAAGAGTGCAGGCGATCTAAGGAAGGTGACAGGTCCGTAGGGGGCTAGGTAATGGTGGGGAGGTGTCCGAAATGGGTGATTCTACGCAAAAACTCTGCTCTAATCAATTTTAATCGAAAGTTTGCACCGGTTTGGGGGGGCGTGGCCCTGGGGCTGCGCGCTCGGGGCCTGTTGGCTTCCTTTTGCA from Rosistilla carotiformis includes the following:
- a CDS encoding DUF1559 domain-containing protein is translated as MRHPRKKRRGFTLVELLVVIAIIGILVGLLLPAVQAAREAARRMQCSNNLKQIGLATHNFHDTFGHLPTGGSDGPFATCCSSTVREGWSWLYQLTPFIEQNNVHELPTNADVYSSLIPSYACPSRRTAQLWNGTFRADYAGNGGITTQTWQGPFVRQWKTLPLPTGTTNLKPDQTRRLEDIKDGTSNTLLVAEKQVHWSTFGTAGGDNEVWANAGWDQDIVRYGNFLPEPDNDHPDSTQPAHWSNRFGGSHVGGVQGVRADGSVVMVPYTIDAVNFQNFCTIRDGAPIDEDLF
- a CDS encoding efflux RND transporter periplasmic adaptor subunit, which gives rise to MNPTETSQRPAHQPTLSARGIALSVLCLLLFLLIAAMFINRRGESHDHAVGTQQADATPIQLANFEADDVTSAGATDAGNADRTELLELPESRWEVSGIQLRPVERGAFETTVRLTGKVSLNQDRVAHIYPMVEGIVESVSVGLGQQVKAGQLLATIHSREIGEAKLKLFQSRLQLEMATAKHEMQTEIANNVRDLVKALRERMPIEQIEVAFRSRPMGEYRERLLTAYSSYTKSQADVSRLQGIANSGAVSGKTLLSAEANRNADQATFQSRLEEVEHGLRMSSLLSSQLLKETETQAAVAETTLHILGVRDEELKKIDPAEQGEGISHYLLRAPFDGTVLTKDVVLSEQVRPDVMLLSIADLSTVWILTDLYQEHIPLLASLAGQTIHLHSESWPDQTFEAEVFFAGETMDESTRTISMRAIADNAEHLLKPGMFVTVDLSAVTQQDVLQVPLTAIQEHEGQKFVFIHRGEAQFERRNVRVGTANERSITIKQGLEPDESVVVQGGFILKSQMLADLMGEE
- a CDS encoding efflux RND transporter permease subunit; this encodes MLNSIIDASLNNRFIVMLLSLVILGMGAFAAMTIPLDAVPDLTNVQVQVLTNSPALGPVEVEQFITFPVENAMSGIPRITEIRSISRFGLSAVTVAFEDGTDIYWARNLINERLLQARENIPPGMGTPSLGPIATGMSEIYQFEVRADPGSEQSLSDLRTILDWQIAFQLRSVPGVIEVNTFGGELKTYEVQIDPDKLKNYGVSLSDVFTALEENNGNSGGGYIAHDAEQRLIRGEGLIQSLDDIRLIVLDSRDGVPIRISDVAKVDFAPMLRQGAVTRDGDREAVIGMVMMLMGGNSRQVVADVKEKIAEIKKTLPPGVTIDTFYDRTELVAKTIHTVAENIGVGVFLVIMMLFILLGDVRAGLIVAAAIPLSAMCALIAMRYAGVSANLMSLGAVDFGVIVDGAVVMIENCVRRAMQYQKKHGGDRVPESVFRESAKEVAKPILFAGIIVIIVFIPILSLQGMEGKMFRPMAFTFMTALSAALVLSVTVMPVLASLFLARRVKAGETFLVRWIKQAYQPMLAFAMRRPALMMGGSVVAFAISVVLASGFGVEFVPKLDEGDIAIQATRLPSVSLETSIEMTKAIERCLLKFPQVETVVSKTGRPEIANDPMGVYQTDLFIRLRTDPHEGDSLPKPQLIEAMQKALEEEVPGNAFSFTQPIELRVQELVAGVRSDIGLSLYGDDLDVLKAKGDEIVKALNQVPGSADVAAQQIAGLSYMRVKLRRDALARYGINGRDVLDAIATVGGMQVGQVFEGQRRFPLQVRLQPEWRLNTERLAELRIDDPSGKPIPLAQLAEIIMEDGPVEISRDAIRRRLLVQCNVRGRDLAGFVAEAQAVVDREVKLPSGYMLRWGGQFENLQQASKRLAIAVPVALFLIFSLLYMTFNSTKLALLIYLNVPIAATGGILALWLRDMPFSISAGVGFIALFGIAVMNGVVLIEHIRHLRHSGDSQRDAVVHGAMDRLRPVLMTASCGALGFIPMAISASSGAEVQRPLATVVIGGLITSTMLTLLVLPTIYRWFEPKEQGEESRSSELSPE
- a CDS encoding DUF1552 domain-containing protein; amino-acid sequence: MNIQTNRLKLNRRHVLRGLGATIALPMMECMQPSELVAAQPIKSPPKRSVFLYIPNGVNTLTWQIQTAGAGYELTSPLASLERHRNEITPISGLHHPQVLGKHHNCDKVWLTGANVPSNGGAFRNTVSADQLMAEVQGEFTRFPSLELAIEGHSLAWSRDGIQIPAERNVTTIFNRLFVGEQGGTEAVRRRLNRRESILDAVLDDARRVTGKLGAADRNKLDEYLTAVRQVEVRTERADAWLNVPRPDLPKSEADRYARKMDQTQVREYHRLFYDLMVLALRTDMTRVITCMICSESNGGSIPDIGISQTRHGLSHHNGDPEQLRRLTQTDTFLVEQFSYFLDQLKAHQDEEGSLLDTTQVLWGSGMAYGHSHGNANLPTLYAGGKSLGVKHGQHVDFNLPKIGKYNVAEANEHYKICGRPVDSDARLSNLLLTMLQRVDVETDNFQDSVSTISEIVA